A genomic window from Flavobacterium sp. I3-2 includes:
- a CDS encoding tetratricopeptide repeat protein → MNQSTFTYKLNHPENISEIDAHSLSMIIEQFPYFQSARALYLKSLHAQRSYLYNNELKKTAAYTTDRDVLFDLIISDDFITYKPINLEEVDVFDETFIEIKKPEPTLEENIEKSILSTIAYIEDTEKEDVIITQIETKIGAKTENFNSENHSKKEINQIIEEKLEIGKPLPFQENEKHSFSEWLKLTKAQPIEREIEVTENKNLNESVDESKLKKLELIDRFIETNPKITPSKTASQTIINIEKSEEDASLLMTETLAKIYLEQKKYQKAIQAYQILILKYPEKSVLFAQRIEDIKALQQYNN, encoded by the coding sequence TTGAATCAATCAACATTTACATACAAGTTAAATCATCCTGAAAATATTTCAGAAATAGATGCTCATTCACTTTCAATGATTATTGAGCAATTTCCGTATTTTCAATCGGCTCGAGCTTTATATTTAAAAAGCTTACACGCGCAACGTAGTTATCTATACAACAACGAATTAAAAAAAACCGCTGCATACACAACAGATCGAGATGTTTTATTTGACTTGATTATTTCTGATGATTTTATTACTTACAAACCTATTAATTTAGAAGAAGTTGATGTTTTTGATGAAACTTTCATTGAAATTAAAAAGCCTGAACCTACCTTAGAAGAAAATATCGAGAAATCAATTCTATCAACAATTGCTTACATCGAAGATACTGAAAAAGAAGATGTCATCATTACGCAAATAGAAACTAAAATAGGTGCGAAAACAGAAAATTTCAATTCTGAAAATCATAGTAAAAAAGAAATAAATCAAATTATTGAAGAAAAACTTGAAATTGGAAAACCATTACCATTTCAAGAAAATGAAAAACATTCTTTTTCTGAATGGTTAAAACTTACAAAAGCTCAACCAATTGAAAGAGAAATAGAGGTTACTGAAAACAAAAATTTAAATGAATCTGTTGATGAATCGAAATTAAAAAAACTTGAATTAATAGACCGATTTATCGAAACAAATCCAAAAATAACACCTTCAAAAACGGCTTCACAAACCATAATAAATATTGAAAAAAGTGAAGAAGATGCATCTTTATTGATGACTGAAACTTTGGCAAAAATTTATCTAGAACAAAAAAAATATCAAAAAGCTATACAAGCTTATCAAATATTAATTTTGAAATATCCAGAAAAAAGTGTTTTATTTGCACAACGTATAGAAGATATTAAAGCTTTACAACAATATAATAATTAA
- the groL gene encoding chaperonin GroEL (60 kDa chaperone family; promotes refolding of misfolded polypeptides especially under stressful conditions; forms two stacked rings of heptamers to form a barrel-shaped 14mer; ends can be capped by GroES; misfolded proteins enter the barrel where they are refolded when GroES binds) translates to MAKDIKFDIEARDGLKRGVDALANAVKVTLGPKGRNVIISKSFGAPHVTKDGVSVAKEIELADTLENMGAQMVKEVASKTNDLAGDGTTTATVLAQAIVKEGLKNVAAGANPMDLKRGIDKAVEVIVGDLKNQAQEVGSNTDKIKQVASISANNDEVIGDLIAAAFEKVGKEGVITVEEAKGTDTYVDVVEGMQFDRGYLSPYFVTNPEKMETEFDNPYILLYDKKISSLKELLPVLEPVAQSGKPLLIIAEDVDGEALSTLVVNKLRGALKIAAVKAPGFGDRRKAMLEDIAILTGGTVIAEESGYNLENATLDMLGTAEKVSIDKDNTTIVNGAGSADMIKNRVNQIKAQMETTTSDYDREKLQERLAKLAGGVAVLYVGAASEVEMKEKKDRVDDALHATRAAVEEGIVAGGGVALLRAKAALANIEALNADEKTGIQIVSRAIESPLRTIVENAGLEGSVIVAKVSEGTGNFGYNAKTDEYVDMLAAGIIDPKKVTRVALENAASVSGMILTTECALIDIKEEGGSAMPMGGGMPGMM, encoded by the coding sequence ATGGCAAAAGATATAAAATTTGATATTGAAGCTCGCGATGGTTTAAAACGTGGAGTTGATGCATTAGCAAATGCAGTAAAAGTAACTTTAGGTCCAAAAGGACGTAATGTAATTATTTCAAAATCATTCGGTGCACCTCACGTAACTAAAGATGGTGTTTCTGTAGCTAAAGAAATTGAGTTAGCAGATACATTAGAAAACATGGGAGCGCAAATGGTTAAGGAAGTTGCTTCTAAAACAAACGATTTAGCTGGTGACGGAACAACAACAGCTACAGTTTTAGCTCAAGCTATTGTTAAAGAAGGTTTAAAAAACGTTGCTGCAGGAGCGAATCCAATGGATTTAAAACGTGGAATAGACAAAGCTGTTGAAGTAATCGTTGGTGATTTAAAAAACCAAGCACAAGAAGTTGGCTCAAATACAGATAAAATCAAACAAGTTGCTTCTATTTCTGCCAATAACGACGAAGTTATTGGTGATTTAATCGCTGCTGCTTTCGAAAAAGTAGGAAAAGAAGGTGTTATCACAGTTGAAGAAGCTAAAGGAACTGATACTTACGTTGATGTTGTTGAAGGAATGCAATTTGATAGAGGATATTTATCTCCATATTTCGTTACTAATCCAGAGAAAATGGAAACGGAATTTGACAATCCTTACATCTTATTATACGACAAAAAAATATCTTCATTAAAAGAGCTATTACCAGTTTTAGAACCAGTAGCTCAATCTGGAAAACCATTATTAATCATCGCTGAAGATGTAGATGGTGAAGCTTTATCTACTTTAGTTGTAAATAAATTACGCGGTGCATTAAAAATTGCAGCTGTAAAAGCACCTGGTTTCGGAGACAGAAGAAAAGCTATGTTAGAAGACATCGCTATTTTAACTGGAGGAACTGTTATTGCTGAAGAAAGCGGATACAACTTAGAAAACGCTACTTTAGATATGTTAGGAACTGCTGAAAAAGTTTCTATCGATAAAGACAATACAACAATCGTAAATGGAGCAGGTTCTGCAGACATGATTAAAAATCGTGTAAACCAAATCAAAGCTCAAATGGAAACAACAACTTCTGATTACGACCGTGAAAAATTACAAGAGCGTTTAGCTAAATTAGCTGGTGGTGTTGCTGTTCTTTACGTTGGTGCAGCATCTGAAGTTGAAATGAAAGAGAAAAAAGACCGTGTTGATGATGCTTTACATGCAACTCGCGCTGCTGTTGAAGAAGGAATCGTTGCTGGTGGTGGTGTTGCTTTATTAAGAGCAAAAGCTGCATTAGCAAATATCGAAGCATTAAATGCAGACGAAAAAACAGGTATTCAAATCGTTTCTCGTGCTATCGAATCTCCTTTACGTACGATTGTAGAAAATGCTGGTTTAGAAGGTTCTGTAATCGTTGCAAAAGTTTCTGAAGGAACAGGCAATTTCGGTTACAACGCAAAAACAGATGAATATGTTGATATGTTAGCTGCTGGAATTATAGACCCTAAAAAAGTAACTCGTGTTGCATTAGAAAATGCAGCTTCAGTTTCAGGTATGATTCTTACTACAGAATGTGCATTAATTGACATCAAAGAAGAAGGTGGTTCTGCAATGCCAATGGGCGGTGGAATGCCAGGAATGATGTAA
- a CDS encoding YqiA/YcfP family alpha/beta fold hydrolase, with protein sequence MKEFVCHSGGAAGADYYFEIFGKDFNVKTIAYSYKTKHHYAENKKELNQAEFHEGCQMVERANVTLQRFRYHRMINLLARNWFQVKHANEIFAVGTIKRTNDLQFVKGGTGWAVQMAIDSNKPVYVFDQNETRWYYWNFTRKEFLVYEQEPRISSNNFAGIGTRKINMFGIQAIENLYQNTFKNTNMRILYLHGLESKLSAEKRLILEDFGEVIAPDLDYFADENCISLVYEKYKNEKFDVIIGSSMGGFAGFYLSQMMNKPAFLFNPALKERSVFQEIPNGNFHKTKITILLGAKDDVVPNEKTFSFLENYKTDSQITILINQEMAHGVPISVFKNELFNYLKNL encoded by the coding sequence ATGAAAGAGTTTGTTTGTCATTCTGGAGGTGCTGCTGGAGCTGATTATTATTTTGAGATTTTTGGGAAAGATTTTAATGTGAAAACGATAGCGTATTCTTACAAAACGAAACATCATTATGCCGAAAATAAAAAAGAATTAAATCAGGCTGAATTTCACGAAGGTTGCCAAATGGTTGAAAGAGCTAATGTTACTTTACAGCGATTTCGTTACCATCGTATGATAAATTTACTTGCTCGCAATTGGTTTCAAGTTAAACATGCCAATGAGATATTTGCCGTCGGAACTATAAAACGAACCAATGATTTACAGTTTGTAAAAGGCGGAACAGGTTGGGCGGTTCAGATGGCTATTGATTCAAATAAACCGGTTTATGTTTTTGACCAGAATGAAACTCGTTGGTATTACTGGAATTTTACTAGAAAAGAATTTTTAGTTTATGAACAAGAACCTCGAATATCTTCAAATAATTTTGCGGGAATTGGAACTCGAAAAATCAATATGTTTGGGATTCAGGCAATCGAAAATTTATATCAAAATACATTCAAAAATACGAATATGAGAATTTTATATTTACACGGATTAGAAAGTAAATTAAGTGCCGAAAAAAGATTGATTCTTGAAGATTTTGGTGAAGTGATTGCGCCAGATTTAGATTATTTCGCTGATGAAAATTGCATTTCGTTAGTTTACGAAAAATATAAAAATGAAAAATTCGATGTAATCATCGGAAGTAGTATGGGTGGTTTTGCTGGATTTTATCTTTCACAAATGATGAATAAACCTGCGTTTTTGTTTAATCCGGCTTTGAAAGAACGTTCGGTTTTTCAGGAAATTCCGAACGGAAATTTTCATAAAACTAAAATTACGATTTTGTTAGGAGCGAAAGATGATGTGGTTCCGAACGAAAAAACATTCAGCTTTTTAGAAAATTATAAAACCGATTCTCAAATTACGATTTTAATAAATCAAGAAATGGCGCACGGTGTACCAATTTCTGTTTTTAAAAATGAATTATTTAATTATCTAAAGAATTTATAA
- the groES gene encoding co-chaperone GroES has translation MALNIKPLADRVIIEPAAAETQTASGIIIPDTAKEKPQKGTVVAVGNGKKDEPLTVKVGDTVLYGKYAGTELKLEGTNYLIMREEDILAII, from the coding sequence ATGGCATTAAACATCAAACCACTTGCAGACCGCGTGATTATTGAACCGGCTGCTGCTGAGACACAAACAGCTTCTGGAATTATTATTCCTGATACTGCTAAAGAAAAACCTCAAAAAGGAACTGTGGTAGCTGTAGGAAACGGTAAAAAAGACGAACCTTTAACTGTTAAAGTTGGTGATACTGTTTTGTACGGTAAATACGCAGGTACCGAATTGAAATTAGAAGGTACAAACTATTTAATTATGCGCGAAGAAGATATTCTTGCAATTATTTAA
- a CDS encoding sigma-54 interaction domain-containing protein — MENIQSIKQRFGIIGNDPKLNRALEKAIQVAPTDISVLVTGESGVGKESIPKIIHALSHRKHGKYIAVNCGAIPEGTIDSELFGHEKGAFTGAVGSREGYFEVANGGTIFLDEVGELPLTTQVRLLRVLENGEFMKVGSSKVEKTDVRIVAATNVKMFEAIDKGKFREDLYYRLSTVEISLPPLRERGEDIHLLFRKFSSDFAHKYKMPPIKLTDQAAAYLKQYRWDGNIRQLRNIAEQISVIETNRDINLETIQSYLPNRNKQLPSIVESKKAESDFSNEREILYKVLFDMKSDLNDLKKLTLELMKNGTSSNVQENNKSLIQKIYGQPEETSEVEKNHVRSFEKHQAESYVEEMENEDDEFEPYLIAETIDIDDENLRLDEKEIQLIKKALERNNGKRKAAADELGISERTLYRKIKQYDL; from the coding sequence ATGGAAAACATTCAATCCATAAAACAACGATTTGGAATTATTGGAAACGACCCGAAATTAAATCGAGCACTTGAAAAAGCTATTCAAGTTGCGCCGACTGACATTTCTGTTTTGGTAACCGGAGAAAGTGGTGTGGGAAAAGAAAGTATTCCAAAAATCATACATGCACTTTCGCACAGAAAACACGGAAAATATATTGCCGTGAACTGTGGTGCAATTCCGGAAGGAACGATAGATTCTGAACTTTTTGGTCACGAAAAAGGGGCTTTTACAGGAGCCGTTGGTTCGCGAGAAGGATATTTTGAAGTTGCTAACGGCGGAACTATTTTTTTAGATGAAGTTGGCGAATTACCTTTAACAACACAAGTTCGTTTATTACGTGTTTTAGAAAATGGTGAATTTATGAAAGTAGGTTCATCAAAAGTTGAAAAAACCGATGTTCGAATTGTAGCAGCAACCAACGTAAAAATGTTTGAAGCGATTGACAAAGGTAAATTCCGTGAAGATTTATATTATCGTTTAAGCACGGTTGAAATTTCACTTCCGCCACTTCGCGAACGCGGTGAAGATATTCATTTATTGTTTAGAAAATTTTCGTCTGATTTTGCTCACAAATACAAAATGCCACCGATTAAATTAACAGACCAAGCAGCAGCTTATTTGAAACAATATCGTTGGGATGGAAATATTCGTCAATTGCGAAATATCGCTGAACAAATTTCGGTAATTGAAACCAATCGCGACATCAATTTAGAAACGATTCAATCATATCTTCCGAACAGAAACAAACAACTTCCTTCAATTGTTGAAAGTAAAAAAGCAGAAAGCGATTTTAGTAACGAACGTGAAATTCTTTACAAAGTGCTTTTTGATATGAAAAGTGACTTAAACGATTTAAAAAAGCTTACTTTAGAGCTGATGAAAAACGGTACTTCATCAAACGTTCAAGAAAATAATAAATCGTTAATTCAAAAAATTTACGGTCAACCAGAAGAAACATCTGAAGTTGAAAAAAATCATGTTCGTTCGTTCGAAAAGCATCAAGCCGAATCTTACGTTGAAGAAATGGAAAATGAAGACGATGAATTTGAACCTTATTTAATTGCTGAAACTATCGATATTGATGATGAAAACCTACGTTTAGACGAGAAAGAAATTCAATTAATTAAGAAAGCTTTAGAAAGAAACAACGGAAAACGTAAAGCTGCGGCTGACGAATTAGGAATTAGCGAAAGAACGCTTTATCGAAAAATTAAACAATATGATTTATAA
- the miaB gene encoding tRNA (N6-isopentenyl adenosine(37)-C2)-methylthiotransferase MiaB — MEKVIEENKQGTSLVLEQKADNKKKLFIESYGCQMNFSDSEIVASILADQGYNTTQNLEEADLVLVNTCSIRDKAEQTVRKRLEKYNAVKKINPGMKVGVLGCMAERLKSKFLEEEKIVDMVVGPDAYKDIPNLLAEVEEGRDAINVILSKEETYGDIAPVRLNSNGVTAFVSITRGCDNMCTFCVVPFTRGRERSREPKSIIEEIQDLSAKGFKEVTLLGQNVDSYLWYGGGLKKDYEKATEMQKATAVDFAQLLDTCASQFPKMRFRFSTSNPQDMHDEVLHVMAKHHNVCNYIHLPVQSGSTRILKEMNRQHTREEYMELVDRIYKIVPGISLSQDMITGFPTETEEDHQDTLSLMKYVRYDFGYMFAYSERPGTLAARKLEDDVPEEIKKRRLQEIVDLQQSIALERTKRFVGQTVEVLIEKSSKKSDEHWSGRNSQNTTVVFPRGAYKVGDFVNVKITDCTSATLIGEAIGYSEMQ, encoded by the coding sequence ATGGAAAAGGTAATTGAAGAAAATAAACAAGGAACAAGCTTAGTTCTAGAACAAAAAGCAGATAATAAAAAGAAGCTTTTTATTGAAAGTTATGGTTGTCAGATGAACTTTTCTGATAGCGAAATCGTGGCTTCAATTTTAGCAGACCAAGGATACAATACCACACAAAATTTAGAAGAAGCTGATTTAGTTTTAGTAAACACTTGTTCTATCAGAGATAAAGCCGAACAAACCGTTCGCAAACGTTTAGAAAAATACAACGCAGTTAAGAAAATCAATCCAGGAATGAAAGTGGGCGTTTTAGGTTGTATGGCCGAACGTTTAAAAAGTAAATTTTTGGAAGAAGAAAAAATTGTAGACATGGTTGTTGGACCAGATGCTTACAAGGATATTCCGAATTTATTAGCTGAAGTTGAAGAAGGTAGAGATGCTATTAACGTGATTCTTTCTAAAGAAGAAACTTACGGAGACATTGCACCTGTTCGTTTAAATTCGAACGGAGTTACAGCATTTGTTTCAATCACTCGTGGTTGTGATAATATGTGTACATTCTGTGTTGTTCCGTTTACACGTGGACGCGAACGTAGTCGTGAACCAAAAAGTATCATTGAAGAAATTCAAGATTTATCTGCTAAAGGATTTAAAGAAGTTACTTTACTAGGTCAAAACGTTGATAGTTATTTATGGTACGGTGGCGGCTTAAAGAAAGATTACGAAAAAGCTACTGAAATGCAAAAAGCTACAGCAGTTGATTTTGCTCAATTATTAGATACTTGTGCTTCTCAATTCCCAAAAATGCGTTTCCGTTTTTCAACTTCGAATCCTCAAGATATGCACGATGAAGTTTTACATGTTATGGCAAAACATCACAACGTATGTAATTACATCCATTTACCGGTTCAATCGGGTTCAACTCGTATCTTAAAAGAAATGAACCGTCAGCATACACGCGAAGAATATATGGAATTGGTTGACCGTATTTACAAAATCGTTCCAGGCATTTCATTATCTCAAGATATGATTACAGGTTTCCCAACCGAAACTGAAGAAGACCATCAAGATACTTTATCATTAATGAAATATGTAAGATATGATTTCGGTTATATGTTTGCGTATTCTGAAAGACCAGGAACTTTAGCCGCTCGTAAATTAGAAGACGATGTTCCAGAAGAGATCAAAAAACGTAGATTGCAAGAAATTGTAGATTTACAACAAAGTATAGCATTAGAAAGAACCAAGCGTTTTGTTGGACAAACCGTTGAAGTTTTAATTGAAAAAAGTTCAAAAAAATCGGACGAACATTGGTCTGGAAGAAATTCTCAGAACACAACAGTAGTTTTCCCTAGAGGTGCATATAAAGTTGGAGATTTTGTAAACGTAAAAATTACCGATTGTACTTCAGCAACTTTAATTGGTGAAGCTATCGGATATAGCGAAATGCAATAA
- a CDS encoding helix-turn-helix transcriptional regulator, translating into MSKNIFFSRLALIVDMFRNGARLTFDEVLQKLENRSDADEDFVISKRTFQRDIKEIDSLFGIEIACNRSTNEYYIKEIYSEDGKIRLLEAIEITSLIKSSNETEGIVFLEKRKANGTEYFSEIFKAIKNLNVVEITYLNFLNQSGKSSIRKVCPIAIKESKNRWYLLAKDLKDEIVKSFSLDRISKLDVLKDAFFTKINFDVEKEYQHVFGILKSDLEIEKIQILCSESQYRYLETLPLHQSQKLIRQENQNFIISLELIPTYDFIMEILAMGKEVKVLEPKDLVIEIKAKLLENLEQYS; encoded by the coding sequence ATGTCTAAAAATATTTTTTTTAGCCGATTGGCTTTGATTGTTGATATGTTTCGAAATGGTGCTCGATTGACTTTTGATGAAGTTTTGCAAAAACTAGAGAATAGGAGTGATGCAGACGAAGATTTTGTGATTTCGAAACGAACATTTCAACGCGATATCAAAGAAATTGATTCGTTGTTTGGAATTGAGATTGCTTGTAATCGTTCAACGAACGAATATTACATTAAAGAAATTTACAGCGAGGATGGGAAAATTCGCCTACTAGAAGCGATTGAAATTACCAGTTTAATTAAAAGCTCTAACGAAACTGAAGGAATTGTTTTTCTTGAAAAAAGAAAAGCAAATGGGACAGAATATTTCTCGGAAATTTTTAAGGCGATAAAAAACTTAAATGTGGTTGAAATTACCTATTTAAATTTTTTAAATCAAAGTGGAAAAAGTTCAATTCGAAAGGTTTGTCCGATTGCAATTAAAGAATCTAAAAATCGATGGTATTTGTTAGCAAAAGATTTAAAAGATGAAATTGTGAAGTCCTTTAGTTTGGATCGAATTTCTAAATTAGATGTTTTGAAAGACGCTTTTTTTACCAAAATAAATTTTGATGTTGAGAAAGAATATCAACATGTTTTTGGAATTTTGAAATCAGATTTAGAAATAGAAAAAATTCAAATATTATGTTCCGAAAGTCAATATCGATATTTAGAAACGCTTCCTTTACATCAATCTCAAAAATTAATTCGTCAAGAAAATCAAAATTTTATCATTTCGTTAGAATTAATTCCGACGTATGATTTTATAATGGAAATTTTGGCTATGGGAAAAGAAGTTAAAGTTTTAGAACCTAAGGATTTGGTTATTGAAATAAAGGCGAAATTACTTGAAAATTTAGAGCAGTATTCTTGA
- a CDS encoding LptE family protein has translation MIYKNIIVKTKLVSLLFVFAFLLNGCGAYNFTGTGKIDASTFQVNNFLNNAELVEPGIDRIFTVALQELIMGQTSLNLTNTGGDLLYEGEITEYRISPMTATAEQTAAQNRLYISVQVRFTNKNKPDDDFEKAFSFFYDYPANDQLTGPTLSAALDVIFERITQDIFNASLAKW, from the coding sequence ATGATTTATAAAAACATCATAGTAAAAACAAAACTTGTAAGTTTATTATTTGTTTTCGCCTTTCTTTTAAACGGATGCGGAGCTTATAATTTTACAGGAACTGGAAAAATTGACGCAAGTACATTTCAAGTAAACAATTTTCTAAACAATGCAGAATTAGTTGAACCTGGTATCGACCGTATTTTTACAGTTGCTTTACAGGAATTAATCATGGGCCAAACCAGTTTGAATTTAACAAACACTGGTGGAGATTTACTTTACGAAGGAGAAATCACAGAATATCGTATCTCGCCAATGACGGCTACAGCAGAACAAACTGCTGCACAGAACAGACTTTATATTTCTGTACAAGTTCGATTTACAAACAAAAACAAACCTGATGATGATTTTGAAAAAGCATTTTCATTCTTCTATGACTATCCAGCAAACGACCAATTAACTGGACCAACTTTATCAGCCGCTTTAGATGTAATTTTCGAACGTATAACACAAGATATTTTCAACGCTTCATTAGCTAAATGGTAA
- the secG gene encoding preprotein translocase subunit SecG, with amino-acid sequence MNSFTIFLVLITIVSLLLIVVIMIQNPKGGGLDSSLGGSTNIGGVQNTNKFLDKSTWTLAIALMALVLLSSLSFTSGNIGDSKILDENAVIPAAPVVVPAAAETQNSTTPSETENVTIESETQPAK; translated from the coding sequence ATGAATTCATTTACAATCTTTTTAGTGTTAATCACTATCGTATCTTTGTTATTAATCGTCGTAATTATGATTCAAAATCCAAAAGGAGGAGGATTAGATTCATCTTTAGGAGGTTCAACTAACATTGGTGGTGTTCAAAACACTAATAAATTTTTAGACAAAAGTACTTGGACATTAGCAATTGCTTTAATGGCATTAGTGTTATTATCAAGTTTAAGTTTCACAAGTGGAAATATTGGAGATTCTAAAATCCTTGATGAAAATGCTGTAATTCCAGCTGCGCCTGTTGTAGTTCCAGCCGCTGCAGAAACACAAAATTCTACAACACCAAGCGAAACAGAAAATGTGACAATTGAGTCTGAAACTCAACCTGCTAAATAG